The following are encoded in a window of Sphingobium sp. AP49 genomic DNA:
- a CDS encoding DUF3617 family protein, producing MLLSLSSSSDAADANEPIIVTAAKLRRVGIDYDARGRDLIRCTITRTSGEDRVDQAMCELVRLCVADGHGRRRDAQACVSERIAVLADAEMEAEDVVLVRPAALAQARQPIESVVLPGPQISLPPVEQDAGILVTGSRYRIRPGLWEIEKGRMFSRMVGWKVIGARPQSSLPPPPPGYRYQLCLSRSDAETLQQFVDDHFEREGLKGCMMARMEVEEGRLSVTRSCPSRYGTIDMRLSAQLAAERIEGIMLGTTDTGRFQAEDRYLLNGRRIGECPPSRPEGAAGRD from the coding sequence ATGCTCCTTTCTTTGTCCTCATCGTCGGACGCTGCCGACGCGAACGAACCGATCATCGTTACCGCCGCCAAGCTGCGCAGGGTCGGCATCGACTATGACGCGCGCGGGCGCGACCTTATCCGCTGCACCATCACCCGGACCAGCGGCGAGGATCGGGTCGATCAGGCGATGTGCGAACTGGTGCGCCTGTGCGTGGCTGACGGCCATGGCCGCCGGCGCGATGCCCAGGCCTGCGTCAGCGAACGGATTGCGGTGCTGGCCGATGCCGAGATGGAGGCGGAAGATGTCGTGCTCGTCCGTCCAGCCGCGCTGGCGCAGGCGCGACAACCGATCGAATCGGTGGTGTTGCCCGGACCCCAGATCAGCCTGCCGCCGGTGGAGCAGGATGCCGGTATTCTCGTCACCGGATCGCGCTACCGGATCAGACCGGGTCTGTGGGAGATCGAGAAGGGACGAATGTTCAGCCGGATGGTAGGGTGGAAGGTGATTGGCGCCCGCCCGCAGAGCAGCCTGCCGCCGCCGCCACCGGGCTATCGCTATCAGCTATGCCTCAGCCGCAGTGATGCGGAGACGCTGCAGCAATTTGTCGATGATCATTTCGAGCGCGAGGGGCTCAAGGGCTGCATGATGGCGCGCATGGAGGTGGAGGAGGGGCGGCTGAGTGTCACCCGCTCCTGTCCGTCGCGCTATGGTACGATCGACATGCGATTGAGTGCGCAGTTGGCGGCAGAGCGGATTGAAGGGATCATGCTTGGCACAACCGACACCGGGCGTTTTCAAGCCGAGGACCGATATCTGCTCAACGGCCGGCGCATCGGCGAATGCCCGCCCTCCCGGCCCGAAGGTGCGGCAGGGCGGGATTAG
- the dnaJ gene encoding molecular chaperone DnaJ, with amino-acid sequence MTTEIDYYELLEVERTADGAAIKSAYRKLAMKYHPDKTGGCTDGEAKFKAVSEAYECLKDPQKRAAYDRFGHAAFKQQQEGGGGGFHGGAGGFSDLGDIFETIFGQAGFGGGGGRQQQRRGADLRYDLEITLDEAYHGKKTEIEIEVSTACDSCEGSGAQPGTGVKTCGTCQGHGQVRAQQGFFVVERTCPSCHGAGQVIESPCKSCRGEGRVDRPKTLSVNIPAGVDEGTRIRLSGEGEAGARGAPAGDLYIFLHVKRHSIFERDGTTLFCRAPISITTAALGGVIEVPGLDGQRHEIKIPNGIQSGKQIRQRGAGMPVLNGRGQGDLVVQVDVETPTKLTAKQRELLEAFRETETGEECPQSSGFFGKLKEMWGD; translated from the coding sequence ATGACGACCGAAATCGACTATTACGAACTGCTCGAAGTAGAACGCACAGCCGACGGGGCCGCGATCAAGAGCGCCTATCGCAAGCTGGCGATGAAATATCACCCGGACAAGACCGGGGGCTGCACGGACGGTGAGGCCAAATTCAAGGCGGTGTCCGAGGCGTATGAATGCCTCAAGGACCCGCAGAAGAGGGCGGCCTATGACCGGTTCGGCCATGCCGCTTTCAAGCAGCAGCAGGAAGGTGGCGGCGGTGGTTTCCACGGCGGCGCCGGCGGTTTTTCCGATCTGGGCGATATTTTCGAGACGATCTTTGGCCAGGCCGGCTTTGGCGGTGGCGGTGGACGCCAGCAGCAGCGTCGCGGCGCGGACCTGCGCTATGACCTCGAAATCACGCTGGATGAGGCCTATCACGGCAAGAAGACCGAGATCGAGATCGAGGTTTCGACTGCCTGCGATAGCTGCGAAGGCTCGGGCGCTCAGCCGGGCACCGGGGTCAAGACCTGCGGCACCTGCCAGGGCCATGGTCAGGTGCGGGCGCAGCAGGGCTTTTTCGTGGTGGAGCGGACCTGCCCCAGCTGCCATGGCGCGGGCCAGGTGATTGAAAGCCCGTGCAAATCCTGTCGCGGCGAAGGCCGGGTCGATCGGCCCAAGACGCTGTCGGTCAATATCCCGGCGGGCGTCGATGAAGGCACCCGGATCCGCTTGTCGGGCGAGGGCGAAGCCGGCGCGCGGGGCGCGCCCGCAGGCGATCTCTACATCTTCCTGCATGTGAAGCGGCACAGCATCTTCGAGCGAGACGGCACGACCCTGTTCTGCCGCGCGCCAATCAGCATCACGACGGCCGCGCTGGGCGGGGTGATCGAAGTACCTGGCCTTGATGGCCAGCGGCACGAGATCAAGATCCCGAACGGTATCCAGTCAGGCAAGCAGATCCGCCAACGCGGCGCTGGCATGCCGGTGCTGAATGGCCGTGGTCAGGGCGACCTGGTCGTGCAGGTCGATGTCGAGACGCCGACCAAGCTGACGGCCAAGCAGCGCGAACTGCTGGAGGCTTTCCGTGAGACAGAGACCGGTGAGGAATGCCCGCAATCGAGCGGCTTCTTTGGCAAGCTCAAGGAAATGTGGGGGGACTGA
- a CDS encoding amino acid permease has product MDSPPPAQDVIPHRPVRTLGLAACIALVMGNMIGSGVFLLPAALAPFGWDAVAAWVFTIAGSLILAFVIARLTVAMPDANAAQMSARAYGPLAGFAIGWIYWLSIIITNVTIAVAATANLSSLLPILNRPGLGALCSIGFIWLTTAINLRGARAAGTAQLVTTIIKVVPILVVLVLLALTIGRGTAEIVPFPAQGFTGSGITAAAALTLWALLGFESASVAADKVKDPARTVPRATMIGTAVTGLLYLLVCSGIALTLPGAESQTGSPFGAYVTHYWSAGPASLVAMFVVISCLGALNGWTLLQGEVPLAMARAGELPAWLAGTDARGTPLRGLILSSILASLLLVANSLQGLVALFTAMALLATSATLWLYVGCALAALRLRIAVPAAAIGLAYACWTLWGAGLIPSGASFLLMAGGLPFYWWARRTGATP; this is encoded by the coding sequence ATGGACAGCCCGCCGCCGGCACAGGATGTGATCCCCCACCGCCCGGTGCGGACGCTGGGGCTGGCCGCCTGCATCGCGCTGGTCATGGGCAATATGATCGGATCAGGGGTGTTCCTGCTGCCGGCCGCCCTCGCGCCCTTCGGCTGGGATGCGGTCGCCGCCTGGGTGTTCACCATCGCCGGCTCCTTGATCCTGGCCTTCGTCATCGCCCGGCTAACCGTCGCCATGCCCGACGCCAATGCCGCGCAGATGAGCGCGCGCGCCTATGGTCCGCTGGCCGGCTTTGCGATCGGCTGGATCTACTGGCTGTCGATCATCATCACCAATGTCACGATCGCGGTCGCGGCCACCGCCAACCTGTCCAGCCTGCTGCCGATTCTCAATCGGCCGGGGCTGGGCGCACTCTGCTCGATCGGCTTCATCTGGCTGACCACCGCGATCAACCTGCGCGGCGCCCGTGCCGCCGGCACGGCCCAACTGGTGACGACGATCATCAAGGTCGTGCCCATCCTGGTCGTCCTGGTGCTACTGGCGCTGACGATCGGGCGTGGCACGGCGGAAATCGTGCCCTTCCCGGCCCAGGGCTTTACCGGCAGCGGCATCACCGCCGCCGCCGCGCTCACCCTCTGGGCGCTGCTGGGCTTTGAATCCGCGTCGGTCGCTGCCGACAAGGTCAAGGATCCCGCCCGCACCGTACCGCGCGCGACGATGATTGGCACGGCCGTCACCGGCCTGCTCTATCTGTTGGTCTGTTCCGGCATCGCCCTCACCCTACCCGGCGCCGAAAGCCAGACCGGATCGCCCTTCGGTGCCTATGTCACCCATTATTGGTCGGCCGGCCCCGCCAGCCTGGTCGCGATGTTCGTGGTGATAAGTTGCCTGGGCGCGCTCAATGGCTGGACGCTGCTGCAGGGCGAAGTACCGCTGGCGATGGCGCGCGCAGGCGAATTGCCGGCGTGGCTGGCGGGCACCGATGCGCGCGGCACGCCGCTACGCGGACTGATATTGTCGAGCATCCTCGCCAGCCTGCTGCTGGTCGCCAACAGCCTGCAGGGGCTGGTCGCGCTGTTTACCGCGATGGCGCTGCTCGCGACATCGGCGACCCTGTGGCTCTATGTGGGATGCGCGCTGGCCGCGTTGCGGCTGCGGATCGCGGTGCCGGCGGCAGCGATAGGGCTTGCCTATGCCTGCTGGACGCTATGGGGCGCGGGCCTCATACCCAGCGGCGCCAGCTTCCTGCTGATGGCCGGTGGCCTGCCCTTCTACTGGTGGGCGCGGCGCACCGGCGCCACGCCCTGA